Proteins encoded together in one Oceanobacillus iheyensis HTE831 window:
- a CDS encoding spore coat protein: MSKKEWRALDHCDDKRFDDNADVDQEFDGVSVTEQISDEWIIIKDSEGVRVTTTDTQAAISLQIGIQVAIAVVLSITIFDSDRSDDVFQDLNQFLGTRQSNRQKTIVEKSKNVTITTTDTDIAVNIQLLIQVLVAIVINLDIL, from the coding sequence ATGTCTAAAAAAGAATGGAGAGCTTTAGATCATTGTGATGATAAGCGTTTTGATGATAATGCAGATGTAGACCAAGAATTCGATGGAGTATCTGTTACAGAGCAAATCTCAGATGAGTGGATAATCATTAAAGATTCAGAGGGTGTTAGAGTTACTACAACTGATACGCAAGCTGCAATTTCCTTACAAATCGGAATTCAAGTAGCTATAGCAGTAGTACTCAGCATTACCATTTTTGATTCTGATCGTTCAGACGATGTTTTCCAAGACTTAAACCAATTCTTGGGAACGAGACAAAGTAACCGTCAAAAGACAATTGTAGAGAAATCAAAAAATGTTACCATCACAACAACAGATACAGATATTGCAGTTAATATACAATTATTAATTCAAGTGCTTGTAGCAATTGTGATTAATTTAGATATCTTGTAA
- the cspD gene encoding cold-shock protein CspD, protein MTGKVKWFNAEKGFGFIEREDGDDVFVHFSAIQADGFKTLEEGQDVEFEIVEGNRGPQAANVVRL, encoded by the coding sequence ATGACTGGTAAAGTAAAATGGTTTAATGCAGAAAAAGGTTTTGGTTTCATCGAGCGTGAAGATGGAGACGATGTATTCGTACATTTCTCAGCTATCCAAGCTGATGGTTTCAAAACACTTGAAGAAGGTCAAGACGTTGAATTTGAAATCGTTGAAGGTAACCGTGGCCCACAAGCGGCTAACGTAGTTCGTTTATAA
- a CDS encoding NAD(P)-dependent oxidoreductase: MLSANTTTIGFIGTGVMGKSMAKNLLNAGYSIRIFTRTKSKADDLLNIGAKWDKDIPTLAKQCDVIITMVGYPSDVEEVYLGEQGLIKNCNKGSYLIDMTTSKPSLAEEIFSVSEKHGLHVLDAPVSGGDIGAESGTLAIMTGGERSVYDYVLPIFQVLGENISYQGPAGTGQHTKMSNQIAIASNMIGVCESLLYAKKAGLDPKKVLATISTGAAASFSLSKLGARMLENDFNPGFYVKHFIKDMRIALESSQAFGLDTPGLKLAIDLYEQLSDMGEQDSGTQALIKALAYRSEMTL; this comes from the coding sequence ATGTTATCAGCTAACACAACTACGATAGGTTTCATAGGTACTGGAGTTATGGGGAAAAGCATGGCAAAAAATCTGCTCAATGCTGGATATAGTATACGAATATTTACAAGAACAAAATCCAAAGCTGATGATTTATTAAATATAGGGGCAAAATGGGATAAAGATATACCGACATTGGCAAAACAATGCGATGTAATTATTACAATGGTAGGTTATCCCTCTGATGTAGAAGAAGTATACTTAGGTGAGCAAGGTTTAATAAAAAACTGCAATAAAGGTTCCTACCTAATTGATATGACTACTTCCAAGCCATCATTAGCTGAAGAAATCTTTTCGGTCAGTGAAAAACATGGGTTGCACGTATTAGATGCACCTGTTTCAGGGGGAGATATTGGAGCGGAGAGTGGAACACTTGCTATAATGACAGGCGGAGAAAGAAGCGTGTATGATTACGTCCTCCCTATTTTTCAAGTTCTTGGGGAGAATATATCTTATCAAGGCCCAGCAGGAACTGGCCAGCATACTAAAATGTCCAATCAAATTGCGATTGCATCCAACATGATTGGGGTTTGTGAGTCCTTATTATATGCAAAAAAAGCAGGACTTGATCCGAAAAAAGTATTGGCGACTATTTCCACTGGTGCTGCTGCCAGTTTTTCTCTTTCAAAATTAGGTGCAAGAATGCTTGAAAATGACTTTAATCCCGGATTCTATGTAAAACATTTTATTAAAGACATGAGAATTGCTCTTGAATCTTCTCAAGCGTTCGGATTGGATACTCCTGGCTTAAAATTAGCTATTGATTTATATGAACAACTCTCAGATATGGGTGAGCAGGATAGTGGAACTCAAGCGTTAATCAAAGCCCTCGCATACAGGTCCGAGATGACATTATAG
- a CDS encoding yteA family sporulation protein gives MISKQQQLQCKEALLQRQSTLIEQVQRHTFGLDVEFAREDVGELSNYDNHPGDTGTELFEREKDIALQEHTEKELEDINAALHAIEEGTYGICTVCGEDIPHERLEAIPTTDRCVKHANEGGRERYRPTEEQSYSPNLNPDEKYEDEQNVYDREDTWQDVSRYGTSDTPSDLYGDQENYDDMYANSEELTADISDFAAADIYGKYEKVMPNHEKYEADLDEEWY, from the coding sequence ATGATATCCAAACAACAACAACTTCAATGTAAGGAAGCATTGTTGCAAAGGCAATCGACATTAATTGAACAAGTGCAAAGACATACGTTTGGATTGGATGTAGAGTTTGCGCGTGAGGATGTCGGAGAACTTTCCAATTATGATAATCATCCTGGAGATACTGGGACGGAATTGTTTGAAAGAGAAAAGGATATTGCTTTGCAAGAGCACACGGAAAAAGAACTGGAAGATATTAATGCAGCATTGCACGCAATAGAAGAAGGAACCTATGGTATTTGTACAGTATGTGGAGAAGATATACCACATGAAAGATTAGAGGCGATACCAACCACTGATCGTTGTGTCAAGCATGCAAATGAAGGTGGCAGAGAAAGATATCGTCCCACCGAGGAGCAATCGTATAGTCCTAATCTCAACCCAGATGAAAAATATGAAGATGAGCAAAATGTGTATGATAGAGAAGATACATGGCAAGATGTCAGTCGCTATGGAACGTCAGACACGCCTTCGGATCTATATGGGGATCAAGAAAATTATGATGATATGTATGCTAATAGTGAGGAGCTAACAGCAGATATTAGTGATTTTGCTGCAGCTGATATTTACGGTAAATATGAAAAAGTAATGCCTAATCACGAAAAGTATGAAGCTGATTTGGATGAAGAGTGGTATTAA
- a CDS encoding DUF2642 domain-containing protein, translating into MANLTERQARLLSLLQNLQNLNTNALTNTDFSIDFPSIDVGIDLGGISIGSGGNGENGNGGSQPSNIRQVLLGLLNENVEVATPFGIVSGLLLSVQNDYIVLIDNGEQVLVLIEKIETVNES; encoded by the coding sequence TTGGCTAATTTGACAGAGCGCCAGGCAAGGTTGTTATCTCTTCTTCAAAACTTGCAAAACTTAAATACAAACGCATTAACGAATACTGATTTTTCAATTGATTTTCCGAGTATCGATGTAGGTATAGATTTGGGAGGAATTAGTATTGGTAGCGGTGGGAATGGAGAGAACGGAAACGGTGGTAGTCAACCAAGTAATATTCGACAAGTATTACTTGGCTTATTAAATGAAAATGTGGAAGTCGCTACTCCATTTGGAATCGTATCAGGACTTCTACTTTCTGTACAAAATGACTATATTGTTCTAATTGATAATGGAGAACAAGTGCTAGTTTTAATTGAAAAAATCGAAACAGTAAACGAATCTTAA
- a CDS encoding glycosyltransferase family 2 protein, with the protein MTKDINHPLLEQISPIDNDLGLTLNYVIEESKATTVLFLYNTDYLQSDFPITKDTIHHIEKEYRNVTINYPAFVPVSTLIKYPFHSSKHLVFQEAVFPLWLSKENFNSSKVLNIKPTKINNFRSEIEKQKVIHSYSHKLNPKKAPSIAVLICAYNEESYIDAAIQSAYLQNEPADEILIMDDGSTDHTASRINQWNKYQRIRTYFQKNQGKANALNKLLSFVTSDFILELDADDWLDYNAISTIKNYLSHLGKKDVLLYGNFRKWKQLPNDEVIYTTHAKGKQIYHKHQLFKYSLPLGPRIYRTSSLNAIHGFPTIPFEEGRLYEDVTVLHSLFDLGNFCYHDFTIYNVREHDQSITKNNHFKWRDYVKFMEQNFKTD; encoded by the coding sequence TTGACGAAAGATATTAACCATCCGTTATTAGAGCAAATCTCTCCTATAGATAACGATTTAGGTTTAACGCTTAATTATGTAATTGAAGAATCAAAAGCAACAACAGTATTATTTTTATACAATACAGATTATTTACAGAGCGATTTCCCGATAACAAAAGACACAATACATCATATCGAAAAAGAATACAGAAATGTTACGATTAATTATCCTGCCTTTGTTCCCGTATCAACATTAATAAAATATCCATTTCACTCAAGTAAGCACCTTGTATTTCAAGAAGCAGTCTTCCCATTATGGTTAAGTAAAGAAAATTTCAATTCATCGAAGGTTTTAAATATCAAACCAACAAAAATTAACAATTTTAGATCTGAAATAGAAAAACAAAAGGTAATTCATTCCTATAGTCATAAACTTAACCCAAAAAAAGCTCCTTCAATCGCTGTCTTAATTTGTGCTTATAATGAAGAATCTTATATTGACGCTGCAATTCAATCTGCATACTTACAAAATGAACCAGCAGATGAAATTCTTATTATGGATGACGGATCAACGGATCACACAGCTTCCCGTATTAATCAATGGAACAAGTATCAACGTATACGTACCTACTTTCAAAAGAATCAAGGTAAAGCGAACGCATTAAACAAATTACTCTCATTTGTTACTAGCGATTTTATTTTAGAATTAGATGCGGATGATTGGCTAGACTACAACGCTATATCAACCATTAAAAATTATCTAAGCCATTTAGGAAAAAAGGATGTTCTTCTTTATGGTAATTTTAGAAAATGGAAGCAACTCCCTAATGATGAAGTCATATATACAACGCACGCAAAAGGAAAACAAATTTATCATAAACATCAATTATTTAAATACTCCTTACCTCTAGGTCCAAGAATTTATCGTACATCCAGTTTAAATGCAATTCATGGATTCCCAACAATTCCTTTTGAAGAGGGTAGACTATATGAAGATGTGACAGTACTCCATTCCTTATTTGATCTAGGAAATTTTTGTTATCATGATTTTACTATTTACAATGTAAGAGAACATGATCAAAGTATCACCAAAAATAACCATTTCAAATGGAGAGACTATGTTAAGTTTATGGAACAAAATTTCAAGACAGATTAA